TTTCCAATCAGTGAATTCATGAGAAGTTTGTACATTTCGTAATCGATAGTCCCTTTTACTGCTTCGTTCTTTAACTTTAACAGGTCTTCCATGTAGTTTTTGAATGGATGGTTGCATTCTTCTATTCTGGGAAGGAAGGCATAACCGGATTTGATGTGATAGTGTTTAAGGCCAATCCTCTTTGCAAGTCTTAACTCCTCTAAAGTACAATAGCTGATTCCCGATGAAGGGTAATAAGTTATTTTGTCCCTCACACTAGCAACTGGCAAGCAAGGATAATTAACGGACTTCTTAAATTGGAACTCTACTTCAATGAATCCATGACCTTTCTCCAAGAATATGTTGCGTTTTTTTCCCCTTAATTGGGTTAGGTCTTCCCATTTAGTGGTATCGGAAGGAAGTGGCTGTAACATTGCTGAGCTTGGGTAAAGACTTACCACATCGTAATAGGCTAAGTTTTCATTTTCTATCCTACCAATATAAAAACTCTCTACTCTTCCTCCCTGACTGGCTCTTAAAGCTAAGTTCCTGACATCCAAACTACCACCATAAACTTCTTGGCTCTTCTCAGTTTCATGGAATTCTCCCCCCTTCTTTCTAAACTTCAGTATTTTCTCAATCCTAGTTGGATAGAGAGGTTTCTTTAAATAGTTTCTTCTGAATACATACACTGCAATGCTTGCGATACCGTTAAACTCTAATATGTCGGTTTGGTACTTGTCTATAAAGAAATTTCTAATATAAACGTAAGCTTGATAAGCTACTTCAGCTTCTTTATTGCAAAACTTTTCGTAGACCTCTGGGAATTTGATCCACAGTTCATTTAAGTTTTCTTTCCAGTATTTTGCATCCTTTCCTTCTAGCCCCTCCAAAGTTTCTAAATTTGGCTCTAAAACCCCTGCGAATTTAGTCAAATCATTTAACAAGGCTTTGTTAATTCCAGCTAGTTCCTTTATGGATACACGAAGTTTTCTACCTTCGTTCTCTAACTTATAATGAGCGAAGACATGGCTCTTTGCTTCACGAAGCTTTAGCTCCGATAAATCCTCAAAACTTGACAACGCATCTTTCGCATTCTGTGTAATTAGGTAAACGCTTTTAGGCAAATCCTTAAAAGAAAGTTCATTGGTCAAAAATGCGTTAAGATGGTCTGTGAGTATCTCTCTGTTTAATTTATTACCTGAAGTCTCTTTACCGATCCCAATCGGTATCTGCTTTGATACATTGTCTCTCGCAAAGTGTAAGCTCAAGGCATCGAATTCCTTACCATTCCATCTGTTCTTAATAGCTAACCCAATGATACAAGGGTTTTTCTTTATACTTTTTGGCTTCTTAACTGGCATACAAACCTTAAAAAACTTAGTATCATCTATATGAATTAACTGTTCAAAATTCAAATTCTTTAATCCTTTTTAAAAGAAATCTACTTGTTCCAGGAACCGGAACCCATGCCTTATATTGGGTGTACTTTACAGAGAAGAGGAGGATTTTTTCTCAGAGTCTCAAGAATGGGTCTATTTAGGGAATAAGAAACGATACGATACTGTTAGCCAGTGAAAATTTTTATTTTAAAAAACTTAGTTTACAACCTTCTGATTTCATTCGTTATTTTATTATTCGCCAGGGTTTATAGGCTTCGTAAATCTAGTAAGTTGGGACACTTAAGCGTCAATACTCTGATTTTGTGTGAAGTAATTAGCATAACTTTCTATAGTTGTTATATAAATTAGAATAGACGTTATGATGAGCAGAATTTTTCAGCCTAATTAAATTTTCTAGGTGAATTCGGGAAAAATCACCCAATATTATATCTAAAGTTATTTATAAAAAAGGAGACCCTAAGATGAATAAAACTGAAATAATTATTCCCTGGACTAAAAAATATATCCCGAAGAGCTTGGAGGAGATGGTATTACCGAGAGAGGTAAGGAATAACCTTGAGACATGGATTGGCTACAAATCGCTACCTGACCTAATCCTTTTAGGGGCTCCAGGCACAGGAAAAACAACCCTTTGTCAAGTCTTAATCAATGAATTAAAAGTAGAACACCTTTTTATAAATGCGTTAGAGGAAGCACAAGAGGAATTTTTAATAGAAAAATTAAAGACCTTTATGCTGAAGGGCAATGGCCAAAACTTAAGAATAGTGTTTATAAGTCATGCCAATTATCTCGATGCCCATACGCAAGAGATTCTAAATGATGTAATCGAGGTTTATCCCTCAAATACCAGATTTGTATTAACTGGAAATTATGACTGGTTTATTCCACCGGTAAAAGACAGGTGTATGGTTCTCAACCTTGATGACTTAGATAGAAATGATTTGTACGAATTCGCTTGTAGGATTTTACACGGGGAGGGGGTTTCTTATAATGACGGGGATATATTTAAAATCATAAAAAATTTTGCCCCTTCCGTTAGGTCTATTTTAAAAGTCTTGCAGTACTGCGTAGTTTTCGAAAGTGAGAGAAAACTTCTAAAACTGGGCCAATTAGGGTCACGGAAGCATGATATAGAACCGATATTTGAGTCGTTCAAAAAATTTGGAGCAAAAGAAGCGAGAAGGACTATACGAATGTTGGGATTTAATGATTGGGAAACGGGATACCGGTATTTTATCGAGAATGCTAAGGACGATATAGAAAGATTAATAGCCTTTGATTACCTGTTCAAAAACTACGTTGTTGTAGATAAAGAATTGAACTTTTTTATCATGATGTTGGCTTTGGAGAACCGAATACTTCCAGCTAATTATTTCCCAGAGGCGTTTCTTGCTAAAGGGGTTACAAAGAAACCCCAACCACTGGGAATTGGAATTAAAAGAAAGGATGGCGAAATGGACGAGCTTGATATACATAAGGTTCTATCCAAATTAAAGAATTTATAAGATATTTCTGAAGCTCCCTGGACAGAGGGTCAGATGAATCGAAATTATAATTTTTTTATTATAAAAGTTTAATCGCTTGACTGTAAACTCACTCCTTATTCAGGGATTAGATAATTGGGATGACCGGATGGTAAATCTTCTCCTATTTGGAAATTAAGAAAAGCAGATAAGATCGGTTTATTCCCTATTGAGTAAGCATGAACGATTGCGTCTCCAGGAAAAATGGGGAAATTTTTTAATAGAAATCACCTTAGTTCCCAAACCTAATATTCCTATCCCCATTTCCTCCCCAAAAATTCAATATATCCAAAGAGATAATCCCTCCATCGCCCGTTTTTCGATAAAAACTATATTTACATCTGAACTGTCAGATGGTTTTTCATATGATACGCAACAACTTAATAGATGCGTTAACCTAAAATTACTGAAATTTTTTATTAGAAAATCAGGTGGAACGGTCTTAGCATACTTATTATCAGACCTTTTTAAAACAGTATTCCTCTAATCTTATATTCAAATTACCGGTATTGCATTTATACCCTATCGTAACCATTGCAATGTTTTCAAAATATTGCTAAAAATGCGATTTTCAGCGATTTGAGAACAAAAATCGAAAATTCACCTAATATAAATCCCTAGATACAAAAATTTAATTGGAGGGTATAGAAATGTTTAACATTAAAAATAAAAATAACCCTAAATTCAACAATTCTTTTATGATAATAGTCCCAGGAATAGAAAATCTTGACATACCTCTAACGGGTCAAGTTTATGATGGTCACAAGCTTATAAAAAGAATAATCTACTTTCATCCCATCAAACGTCCAAATAAACAGGACAAATGGTTGTTCTTGGATGCAGATCATTTTATTCAGGCACTAGAAGAAGTAAAGAAACTAAGAAATGACATAACCACTATCTATATACCACTAGATAGCCATTGGTGTTTACTCAATGATAAAGGGAATCCACGAATCGTACTTGACCCAAATTATGATTACTATTTCAATACTATCGAAGTACTTGTAAACACCATCAAAGGCTTTAAGGAACTGCTAGAGGATATAACCACTGTTTGTATATCAAAAGATAGTGACTTCAGTTTGCTAGATAAAAACAACGAAACTATAGGACTTTTCTGCAAGGGAGGGTTTTCCATCAGAAAATCGGGGGTTCTGAAAAAATGAAAGCCAAAAATAACTATCTTACAAGTCGTCAAGCATCTGAGCGTCTAGGGATATCTTCAGGTCAATTTCGTAATTTGCAAATCCCACCAGCAAAATCTTACGTGAATGGTTATGGAAGGAAATGTGGGCTATGGACTGAGGAACAAAGAGACAGTGTGGAAGGGTTGTTGAGGAACTCCAGACGAAAGGTAAAAATGGCAACCTGAGATGGAAGGGAAACCACTTACAAAGAGCAGAGATAATTTTGCAAAAGCAAAGGCTTTAATTAGATATATAATCGAGAAATATGAAACAAGAGATATTTCCACTGGGAAAAATTGAATGTAGTCAATGCGAAAAAGGTTCTCTAAGATGGAGGAGATGGGAAAGGATTTTTTATTATAAGAAAACAACCATAGGGAAGTTCTAATTTTTTAATTTTCAAAAGCACTTTCAAGATGGAAAGTTTTCTCATACTAAGAAAGCTAAAACGACTTTTTAACACCCCCCTTAAACTCAGACTCGAACCTTTCTGGGAATGGTGAAATTTTTTATATGGATTATGAAGTTTTAATAAGAAGATTTAGTCTCCAGGGTCTATCTCACTTTTAGAAGCTGACTACCCCCTAAAGTTGAATGTATATATGATTCCAGACTTGAACCCTGTGGGATTTGTGAAGGCGTAATATTAAGGGCGACCAAGTGGATCAGAGGCATAGACACACCCCTTTTCTTATACCTAGTCGTAACGATTGCGACTCCTACCCCTCGAACCTTTTTTCGGTCTATTCCATATGAAAAATGACATGCGTGTTTTCCTTCTATGTAGTTCATCTCGATGCGATTATGATTCTGGAGATTGTCCACGTTGAGTAGATGATATTACTCCAAGAGCATTTCTTCCAAGAATTCTCTTTGTTTTTTCGAGTGGGATGTTATAATTCACGGTGCAGAGATGACAGCTAATTCTTCTAACCATTTTCTAACTCTTTCTAACCTATTTCTAACCGTTCTAACTCTTTCTAACTTTTCTAACGTAAAGGGTCTTTTTGAAAAAGAAAGAGAAGGCTCGTGTAACTATCGGTTTTTGTTGCAAAAATGTAAATCTATTGTAGATTTAAATAGCTTTCGGGGTGTAGCTCAGTTGGCTAGAGCGTTGCGTTCGGGACGCAGAGGCCGCCGGTTCAAGTCCGGCCACCCCGACCAGTCCTCTCAAAGAATTACAAACCGCTGAAGAACAGAGTTTACTCAAAGTTATCTAATTGTGTAGGATATTATGAACGACTGGTTTATTATCAACTTAATACAAAAGTATTAATAGTGCTAAAACATTGGTTTTTTATAACTTAAAAAATACCACCAAAGGCTAATATATATTTATCCGCTCTTACCGTATAAATTATGGCAAGATAACTACCACAATATTCACGGAGTGTTGTGAGAAGACCTAAAATGGAAGAGAGAGAGAAAAAGAAACAATTCGTAGAGCCTGAGCTTTGGAAGTTTTCTAAACCGTTGGACGAAGTGACGTTCCAATCGGTAGGCTCGGCTGTCGATGGGAGAGGAAAGGGGAGCAACGGTGACGGGTGTTGGTTCGAAATCGGCAGTATATGCATTAAGTTGTAGTGAGCCTAAGTGCTGCTGGCTGGTAAATTTAGGAATGATTAACACAGCAACTCGGCTCGGGCCGACTGGAGACCTGGTCTCGGGATTACTCATTGTACTTATGTTGGCTGTTCTGAGAGCTAATAAAATCTTTGATGGTTTCCACGAAAATTTTGTTTAAGAAAGGCTTGGCTATATATTTATTGCCGGTAGATAATATAAAGTCGTTTATCAACCCGGTTACGAAGATAATTCTCTTTTCTAACCCCTTGTCCATCTTTTTCACTTCGTGGTAAAATTCATCTCCACTCATCCCCGGCATACTGAAGTCGGAGATAATTAAATCGTAATCTTTTTCCCGGATCTTTTTCAAAGCATCAAAACCCTGGCTGGCTATCTCTACCTTGTACGATTCCTTCTCCAGGAGCTGCTTTTCCAAGGTTGCTATTGCCTGGTTATCTTCAACGATGAGAATATATGAGGAGCCCATAGCCCGTCATTATATACAAAATCCCGGGTTAAATTCAAGCGGAAATCCCTAATGTGGTTAAAATATGGGTTAACACCGGTAGGCAGGGAAGCTCAATTTAGGGGTTTTCCTCCGGCATAAAGGGATTTTCTGATAAATCCTTTATATGTCTCACCCTTTTTACTCGCCTCATCTTTCTCTCCTCTGCCTCCCTCCAAAGGCTGACTTGGCCCGGAGACTCTGGAGTGAACTTGGGGACCGGCCCGGGTCTTCCGTCTTTTCCGATGTGCACAAAGGTAAGGAAGGCGGTGCAGGTATGCTTCTGTTGGCCTGTTCCCAGGTCCTCGGAAAGAACCTTTATTCCTACCTCTAGCGAGGCACCTCCCACGTAAGTAATGGCCGCTTTGAATGTTATGACCTCGCCCACTATTATCGGGGAGTAAAAATAAAGGTCGTCTACTGAGCCCGTGACCATAATGCCTCTGACGAATCTGGAGGCTAATATTGCTGCAACTTCGTCTATATCTTTCATCAGTTTTCCCACGGACATGAAATTTCCGTAGAAACTGTCTTCGGGTAGGACCGGCCTTGTCGTCTCTAGCTTGAAGCCACTGGTCTCGATCTCATCGGATATGTAGTCGGCCATTTTTCTCCTGTGTGCTATTCTGGGAAATCTCGCTTCTCTCCTTTTTAGCGCCGTGAGGTAAATAGCTTCCTCAGTCCGGTCGGCCGGGCTAATTTTCTCGGGGATTAATCTTGGGGTTCCGTCCTTGGCGATTGCTACGAAGGCCAGGTGAGATGATGTGGTGAGTTTCTTTTCACCCGTCTCCGGGTTTTCTGAATGTACCTTAACCCCGACCTCCAGCGAACTATTCCCGACGTATTCAACCCAACTGTCCAGGACTACGATTTCACCAATCTTAACCGGATTTATAAAGTCTATGCTATCGGTTGCCCCCAAGACCGTAATTCCTTTTACCAGCCTGGACGAGGTTATGCTGCCTATGAGCATAATCCAGTCCATCAGCCTTCCGCCGTGGAGCGTCCCTTGATTGTTTGCATGCTCCGGAAAAACAAACTGGATCATTCGATTTCTGGTTTGCCTTATAGTCGACATCGGGTATCTATATGACTATCCAGGCTTTTTGATGATTATATAATGGATTTGTATATGAGACCATACCCCACAAACCCGATTGGTAGGTCAATTCCTTTATTGGTCTAAAATAGCGGTAGCCCCTAAAACCTCTAAGTTGTCGGCATTGAAGAGACTAGAGCCAGCACCCAAGACCGCACCCTCTCTTAAATATGTTTGCTTACTGTGAGGGGGCAGGGTTACTGGCAAAATTCCTATTTCCTGGCCGACCTGGGTTCCATAATTAGATGGGGAGGTGGAATAGTAACGTATCCTCACTTTGACGTCCTTATAAGCTATATCACTGGTGTTCTCGATGGTTACGTGATGAATAATCGCAGTCCTGAATGCAGTGTAAAACGACCAATTAGTAACCCTTATGTATAGCTCTGGGTGCTCTACTATAAGGTCGAGGGTTTCTCCTTCTTCCGCTTTTACCGGATGGTAGAAAAGACCGAGTAGAATTAAGATGCCCATCGCTGTCTTTCTCATCACAACAAAGAATACATGCTATTTTCACCTAATTCGACAGTTAGTTTAGCTTTTTTCCCCCGGGAAGAAGTGGTTAAAATGTGGTGAATAAGTTATATTCAATTCGGAGACCAGACAAGGGGAAAGAATAAGCCCCAAGCTATCTTGATGTGAGACTTATATCTAAAGGCGAGGAATTACTAATGAGTCGAGAAAAATCCACGAGAAAAGAGGCGTTGGAAAAGGGGAGACAAAGGGATATATCCGATGCGGCTAAGAATGCGGGATTGCCCTTAAGGGTGTTTATTACCGATGCGGTATGGAATAGCTGGATCACTCCTGACCAGGTGAGTAAGGACCTAGGACAGAACGAGAATTCCCGGCTGAATAGTGTGCTGGATAAGCTTAGATACGCCATTAGAGTGCAGAGGCAGACGGGGAAATCTAACGATACACTCTACTTTGATGTTGCACTAAGCAGGAGCGGCCAGTCGGAAATGGTTACGCTTATTTCCAGGTTGTCCGTCACGGATTTTGATGACCCCAGGCCCTGCATAACCATAATGATGCCGGAAGAATAGAAAAGCTAAATACGAGGGCATGTAGGTTGCAATTGAGTTTCCCAATCATTATTGTGTTTTTTCTTCGGTTTCTCTTTGGTTTGCCCTTACAGCTTTACCCGGGGGCTCTGTTGTTTGTTCGTGAGCCTGTTCTCCCTTTATTCCGGAACTTATCTTTTCATAAGACCTCTCCAGGTCGTTTATGGTGGAATCCATTTCCGATTTGATCTCATTCCAGGCGACCACACTTGCCGACCGCAGTTCATCGAGCTTCTTTCGGGCATATTCCCTTTTCCAGTTTAGTTCCTCGATTTCCTTTTTTGTTGCATCGCTTATTGCCGCCCCGGATTTCTCGACTTCATTTTTTAGTTCTCCTAGCCGCTTGTCCAAACTTTCTAGTTTAGCTTTGGCTTCACGCTGGTATTCCACTATGCGGTCTAGGGTAGGCTCTTTGATTGTTTCTCCACCGGTATCTGTTCCCGGTTTCTCTACCTGTTTTTCGGATGTTTCCATCCTCCTGGACTGAGTCCCGTTTTCACAAGAAACCAGGTTTAACCCGGCTGAAACTAGGAATACTACTGTAAGCAGTAAAATATATAGATCTCGCATGCTTTATTACCTCCTTTACGTATTAACTTGTGCCAGATTTTTTTCAAACCGTCGTGGCTTAGGCTTTTAGGCCATTAGCCACAACGGTTGATGGGGAGAGTTGGGAAGAAAGACAGAGAAGCAAGGTCAGCTTGAAACCTTGCTATCATCTTTTTTGTTTTTCTGACAACGCCTCTACAGCATAGGTTTTCCTCGTGTAATCACAGATAGTGATCATTCTTTTTTTGTTGCATCCCTGGCTTTCTCGCCAACATCTTTTTCTTCTGAATCACCATGTTCTGATTTTGCAACTATCCAAATACCCTAATTTAGACGGCAATTGTTGTGCCATTATGATTGATATTAATGATTCATAGTGTTTTTAGTAGGTTATAAATGGAACTGCAATTAACAACGAGTAAAAACACACATTCTGTGTAATAATACACGGTTGCGATGAGTAAATTTACACAGTGGTTGTTCGGGCTAGAATTGTTCTCAGGATGGATAAAACCAGTTTATTTATCGGGAAACAAAGTTGATATACTCAAGACCTCTTTTCCTCGATCTCTTTTAGCTTTCGCCTAGCAATCTTAGCTTCTTCAGAATCGGGGAACTTGCTGATGAGGGTTTGAAAAAAGAACTTCGCTTCTTCACTCTTACCCAGATTTACCAGAGAAAGTCCCTGTTTTAAGTACGATTGCGGCACCCTATTATCATTCGGATAAGTGGCAATGAATTTCTGATAAGATATGATTGCATCTTCGTACGCTCCTTTTTGGTAGTACGATTCTGCGGTAGAGAATAAATCGCTCGAGGACTTGTCCGAGGAGCTAAATCTGGGCGAATCATTTTTAGCTAACTCATCCAGTTTTTGCTTAAGCTCTACATAATTTCGCGCTTGATTTTTTTCGATTCGGGATATTCTTTTCTCTTTCTCTTCCGTATCCTTTTTCAGGGTTTCTACGTCTTTGGAAATCTTATCCAGTTTAAGTTCAAGGCTGGCCTGCCTTTCGTATAACTCTACTACATCTTCGCGTTTGACCGCACATCCGAGCAATGAAATAGAGATAATTATAATAAGGCTAAAACCGAATCTCATCTTGATTGTCTGATACTGTTACATATGCTATAAAGAGGCTTTATGGATACGGTATAAATTCCCCGTGATTAGCATTTGGATAAGATGCTTTAATCTACCAGAAATTCTTCTCGGAGTCCAATTTGTAATTATTATCCTCATCTATGTTGAATACTTCCGCCTAGCTTTATCTGACTTTGGCTTTTGGGGGTACTTTGTATATGACTAGTTGAAGTTGATATCGGTTCCGAATACCGGTTTTTTTGAATATATTGGTTAGATGAGCCTTCACCGTTTTCTCGCTGATGGAGAATGCACTGGCGATGTCCTTGTTTGTGTAGCCGATGGCGATGAGCTCTATTACCTTTAATTCCATCTTGGTAAACTCATGTTTTTTTGTATCCGGGTTGGTCTTTCGCGTTTGCTCGATTCTTTGTGGAGCTTTACCCCGGATAATTTCGAACAGTTCCTGGGATGTAGCCTCCCGGGGTAGGTGTATGAAGTTAGGATGAGTGTAGCCGCTATCTTTGACCCGGTCATCCAGGTATATAACCTTGGTGAGGGGACTTTTCGTAAGAACTGAATTCGAGATTTTATCTATATCCACCCGGAGAATTCTGTTATCGAAAAAGAGAAAATCTGCCTTGGTGGCAGCGAGATATCGTTCGATCTCCCCGAGGGTGGAAGCCTCGGCCACCGTTATTATATCATCTGCCTCCTCCAGGATTTTGCGGATACCTCCCAAGAAGAATTTCGAGCCGGATGCCAGTATTATGCTACGAGTTTCTTGTTTCCCGGACATGTAATTTCCTCCCGGAGATAATTGAACTATTGATAACTGCCCCCGGTTTCTTCGAGAAAAGTCTATTATCGCTTTAGACAAAATCTACCGAAAGAGCCGTATCCAGTGAATCAACCGTTAAGCACTGAGTCGTTCTTATGAATGTGAACGGTAATCCAACTGTCTTAGCAAATGCGTTTACAAAGCCTGAATCTATGGAATGAAAACCAAACGATCACTGCGTTGGTGAAGGCTTTATTATCACAGTCCATTTCTGAAAGGGTTCGGGCGCAGCTTTCATCGGCATACCCAATATGGTCAGAGAAGAAAGATTTCCATCTGTTGTCTTAGCCTCTACCCTGTATCCGGAGATTACGTTTACCAACTGGCCCGGAGTGGCTCTGAGCTCATATTCCCTCTGAGTTCCATCTTCTTTAATCCTAAGCATTCTATCCCCTACCATGGTAACTTGACCAATTATGATTTGTGATAGGTTTGCAGCAAAGGAGTCGAGTTTCGTGCCTGTGAGGATAATTGCTAACAGAGCCGAAACTACCAGGACCAGGGAAAGTTTTCTCATGGTTTTTACCTCCCTTAGCAAGTTTATCCTTTAGGAAGTGCTAATACCTCAACCTT
The sequence above is drawn from the Thermodesulfobacteriota bacterium genome and encodes:
- a CDS encoding DNA polymerase is translated as MPVKKPKSIKKNPCIIGLAIKNRWNGKEFDALSLHFARDNVSKQIPIGIGKETSGNKLNREILTDHLNAFLTNELSFKDLPKSVYLITQNAKDALSSFEDLSELKLREAKSHVFAHYKLENEGRKLRVSIKELAGINKALLNDLTKFAGVLEPNLETLEGLEGKDAKYWKENLNELWIKFPEVYEKFCNKEAEVAYQAYVYIRNFFIDKYQTDILEFNGIASIAVYVFRRNYLKKPLYPTRIEKILKFRKKGGEFHETEKSQEVYGGSLDVRNLALRASQGGRVESFYIGRIENENLAYYDVVSLYPSSAMLQPLPSDTTKWEDLTQLRGKKRNIFLEKGHGFIEVEFQFKKSVNYPCLPVASVRDKITYYPSSGISYCTLEELRLAKRIGLKHYHIKSGYAFLPRIEECNHPFKNYMEDLLKLKNEAVKGTIDYEMYKLLMNSLIGKTIEKNDYFDRNNPILSKRNGKRLTSTGKLWMPEVYTLILGKSRAIIGEFTTKGAYFVSTDSVLLPKSTPIECRALEELKSVGSDLKHEFDVTHGILLRTRLYALNPMEEDKNKRHIARHAIHASEDQFLRFIREGFKTKAIPETSYTKTRRLNLKDSFARHKPWNSPYEYRTQYKLKYDGKRNPENRIDNPFRSGTWTKPLSWEETVDNKLRKKPRKKYHLSKPRRMKKRKYLKPPSERVLEIIELYSKGKNQSDIARELKYTRQYVHKVIKTYMSRTETEQDVLKNGAKLA
- a CDS encoding AAA family ATPase — encoded protein: MNKTEIIIPWTKKYIPKSLEEMVLPREVRNNLETWIGYKSLPDLILLGAPGTGKTTLCQVLINELKVEHLFINALEEAQEEFLIEKLKTFMLKGNGQNLRIVFISHANYLDAHTQEILNDVIEVYPSNTRFVLTGNYDWFIPPVKDRCMVLNLDDLDRNDLYEFACRILHGEGVSYNDGDIFKIIKNFAPSVRSILKVLQYCVVFESERKLLKLGQLGSRKHDIEPIFESFKKFGAKEARRTIRMLGFNDWETGYRYFIENAKDDIERLIAFDYLFKNYVVVDKELNFFIMMLALENRILPANYFPEAFLAKGVTKKPQPLGIGIKRKDGEMDELDIHKVLSKLKNL
- a CDS encoding response regulator, coding for MGSSYILIVEDNQAIATLEKQLLEKESYKVEIASQGFDALKKIREKDYDLIISDFSMPGMSGDEFYHEVKKMDKGLEKRIIFVTGLINDFILSTGNKYIAKPFLNKIFVETIKDFISSQNSQHKYNE
- a CDS encoding acyl-CoA thioesterase, coding for MSTIRQTRNRMIQFVFPEHANNQGTLHGGRLMDWIMLIGSITSSRLVKGITVLGATDSIDFINPVKIGEIVVLDSWVEYVGNSSLEVGVKVHSENPETGEKKLTTSSHLAFVAIAKDGTPRLIPEKISPADRTEEAIYLTALKRREARFPRIAHRRKMADYISDEIETSGFKLETTRPVLPEDSFYGNFMSVGKLMKDIDEVAAILASRFVRGIMVTGSVDDLYFYSPIIVGEVITFKAAITYVGGASLEVGIKVLSEDLGTGQQKHTCTAFLTFVHIGKDGRPGPVPKFTPESPGQVSLWREAEERKMRRVKRVRHIKDLSENPFMPEENP
- a CDS encoding DUF6573 family protein, with product MSREKSTRKEALEKGRQRDISDAAKNAGLPLRVFITDAVWNSWITPDQVSKDLGQNENSRLNSVLDKLRYAIRVQRQTGKSNDTLYFDVALSRSGQSEMVTLISRLSVTDFDDPRPCITIMMPEE
- a CDS encoding tetratricopeptide repeat protein, with product MRFGFSLIIIISISLLGCAVKREDVVELYERQASLELKLDKISKDVETLKKDTEEKEKRISRIEKNQARNYVELKQKLDELAKNDSPRFSSSDKSSSDLFSTAESYYQKGAYEDAIISYQKFIATYPNDNRVPQSYLKQGLSLVNLGKSEEAKFFFQTLISKFPDSEEAKIARRKLKEIEEKRS
- a CDS encoding response regulator transcription factor — encoded protein: MSGKQETRSIILASGSKFFLGGIRKILEEADDIITVAEASTLGEIERYLAATKADFLFFDNRILRVDIDKISNSVLTKSPLTKVIYLDDRVKDSGYTHPNFIHLPREATSQELFEIIRGKAPQRIEQTRKTNPDTKKHEFTKMELKVIELIAIGYTNKDIASAFSISEKTVKAHLTNIFKKTGIRNRYQLQLVIYKVPPKAKVR